A DNA window from Ipomoea triloba cultivar NCNSP0323 chromosome 10, ASM357664v1 contains the following coding sequences:
- the LOC116032431 gene encoding probable LRR receptor-like serine/threonine-protein kinase RFK1 isoform X1 — MLSRINTAVSWILALSCFIFFTFSESKTAPEEVDALQQIATTMGAKNWKFDPDPCESKQVGVVPQLPVTYTENIVECNCNIGNDSVCHIWRIVIKGFSLSGVLPPELVKLPYIQAVDFAYNYLSGTIPAEWGTAPLTSISVLVNRLSGEIPKVLGLMTNLTYLNLEGNQFSGTIPSELGKPINLQALILSSNLLVGKLPDTFSGLVNLRDFRINDNNLSGPIPDFIKNWKQLQKLELIGTGLEGPIPSNISVLDNLADLRISDIKGPSQKFPPLSNMGSLNITVLRNCNISDEIPPYIWEFKSLLTLDLSFNNLVGELPNDVSARNGLKFVFLTGNKLSGDVPESILKPGINLDLSYNNFTWQGQDQPACEIGNRYVNLYKSSSKESSIRRVLPCLNQFSCPRYGCSLHVNSGGSDVAINEGNREVNYVGDAEVEGGSAKYYHSNSGNWGFSSTGDFLDDSNDQNARFIESISSSGLSELYRNARVSPLSLTYFSYCLENGVYNVSLHFAEIIFTNNNTYFSLGRRFFDIYIQEKLVWKDFNIEDEARGVQKPVVRYFNATVSDNTLDIRLYWAGKGTTRIPARGHYGSLISAISVDPVFKTCEDDEGDKEKNIAVPVIVGLLVGFGIVIIVGLLWWKRYLFCRKGITTGLEGMELQMVSYTLKQIKAATNNFDIANKLGEGGFGPVYKGRLADGTLIAVKQLSSKSTQGNREFLNEIGMISCLQHPNLVKLYGCCIEGDQLLVVYEYMENNSLASALFGSEKSQLILDWPTRFKICLGIARGLAFLHEESSLKIVHRDIKATNVLLDRDLNPKISDFGLARLTEGEKTHISTRIAGTIGYMAPEYALWGYLTYKADVYSFGVVLLEVISGKNNNNYMPSHNCICLLDWACHLQLSGNLEELIDPKMDGLINEKEAEMIVKVGLLCTSATPSLRPTMSEVVGMLEGKIAIPDEIPEASTYTDDLRFKAMKDFHREKLKQMSTGSQTQYSTTVQTGLALRLPRGALPSHNSTILRPSWYSLSD; from the exons ATGTTATCCAGAATAAACACTGCTGTTTCATGGATTCTTGCGCTTAGctgcttcatcttcttcacatTCTCTGAATCTAAAACCGCTCCAGAAGAAG TGGATGCACTGCAACAAATTGCCACTACAATGGGGGCAAAAAACTGGAAGTTCGATCCTGATCCTTGTGAAAGTAAACAAGTGGGGGTAGTACCACAGCTACCGGTTACGTACACTGAGAATATTGTTGAATGCAACTGCAACATTGGGAATGATTCAGTATGCCATATTTGGAGAAT TGTGATAAAGGGTTTCAGTCTTTCTGGAGTTCTCCCACCGGAGCTGGTAAAACTTCCCTACATTCAAGCTGT AGATTTTGCATATAATTACCTCAGTGGTACAATACCAGCAGAATGGGGCACAGCACCGTTAACATCCAT CTCTGTTCTTGTAAACCGGTTGTCAGGGGAAATACCAAAGGTTTTAGGGCTTATGACCAATCTCACATACCT GAATCTTGAAGGGAACCAATTTTCGGGAACTATTCCTTCTGAACTTGGAAAACCGATAAACTTGCAAGCTCT GATATTGTCCTCCAATCTTTTGGTGGGAAAGTTGCCAGATACATTTTCGGGACTTGTGAATTTAAGGGATTT TAGGATAAATGACAACAACTTGAGCGGGCCAATTCCAGATTTTATAAAGAACTGGAAACAACTCCAGAAATT AGAGCTGATTGGCACTGGACTTGAGGGGCCCATTCCATCCAATATATCCGTTCTTGATAACTTAGCTGACCT GAGGATAAGCGACATAAAAGGACCTTCTCAAAAATTTCCTCCACTGAGTAATATGGGTAGCCTAAATATAAC CGTGTTGAGGAATTGCAACATTTCTGATGAAATTCCTCCCTACATTTGGGAATTTAAATCCCTGCTAACATT GGATCTCAGTTTCAACAATCTTGTGGGAGAACTTCCAAATGATGTTAGTGCAAGAAATGGGCTAAAATTCGT GTTTTTAACCGGCAACAAGCTCAGTGGAGATGTGCCTGAGTCAATCTTGAAGCCTGGAATTAATCT TGATCTTTCCTACAATAATTTTACATGGCAAGGCCAAGATCAGCCTGCTTGCGAAATAGG GAATCGATATGTAAACTTATACAAGAGCTCTTCAAAAGAAAGTTCCAT ACGGAGAGTTCTTCCATGCTTAAACCAGTTCAGCTGTCCTAGAT ATGGTTGTTCCTTGCATGTAAATTCTGGGGGGAGTGATGTGGCTATCAATGAGGGAAACCGGGAAGTTAATTATGTAGGGGATGCAGAAGTTGAAGGTGGTTCTGCAAAATACTACCATAGCAACAGTGGTAATTGGGGATTCAGTAGCACGGGGGATTTCTTGGATGATTCTAATGATCAAAACGCACGTTTCATCgaatcaatttcatcatcagGTCTCTCTGAATTGTATAGGAACGCTCGCGTTTCTCCTCTTTCACTTACTTATTTCAGTTATTGCTTGGAGAACGGGGTTTACAATGTGAGTCTGCACTTTGCGGAGATCATTTTTACAAATAACAATACATATTTCAGCCTCGGAAGGCGTTTCTTTGACATATATATCCAG GAGAAATTAGTTTGGAAAGACTTCAACATTGAAGACGAGGCTCGTGGAGTTCAAAAGCCTGTTGTCAGATATTTTAATGCTACCGTATCTGATAATACCTTGGATATTCGACTTTACTGGGCTGGCAAAGGGACTACTCGTATTCCTGCAAGAGGACATTATGGTTCTCTCATTTCAGCTATTTCAGTGGATCCTG TTTTCAAAACTTGTGAAGATGACGAGGGGGATAAGGAGAAGAACATAGCCGTTCCTGTTATTGTTGGACTATTGGTTGGGTTCGGTATCGTGATCATCGTTGGCCTGCTCTGGTGGAAGAGATATTTGTTTTGCAGGAAAGGAATAACCACAG GTCTGGAAGGGATGGAGTTGCAAATGGTTTCGTACAcgttaaaacaaattaaagctgCTACAAACAACTTTGATATTGCAAACAAGCTCGGAGAAGGCGGGTTTGGTCCCGTATACAAG GGTCGGTTAGCTGATGGTACCTTGATTGCGGTGAAGCAACTATCCTCCAAATCGACGCAGGGAAATCGCGAGTTTTTGAACGAGATTGGCATGATTTCTTGCTTGCAACATCCGAATCTCGTTAAGCTTTACGGGTGCTGTATTGAAGGAGATCAGTTGCTGGTTGTGTATGAATACATGGAGAATAACAGCCTTGCTAGTGCATTGTTTG GCTCAGAGAAGAGTCAATTGATACTGGATTGGCCAACGAGATTCAAGATTTGCTTAGGGATTGCGAGAGGTCTAGCCTTTCTGCACGAGGAATCTAGCCTTAAGATTGTTCATAGAGACATTAAAGCTACCAACGTACTCCTTGACCGGGACCTCAACCCGAAAATTTCAGATTTTGGACTGGCTAGGCTTACCGAAGGCGAGAAGACCCATATTAGCACGAGAATTGCTGGAACAAT AGGTTATATGGCACCCGAATATGCGTTATGGGGTTACTTGACCTACAAGGCAGATGTTTATAGCTTCGGAGTAGTACTGCTAGAAGTCATTAGTGGCAAGAACAATAACAACTACATGCCGAGCCACAATTGCATTTGTCTTTTAGATTGG GCTTGTCACCTGCAACTCAGCGGAAACCTGGAAGAGCTCATTGATCCAAAGATGGATGGTCTTATCAACGAAAAAGAAGCAGAAATGATAGTGAAAGTCGGGTTATTGTGCACGAGTGCAACTCCATCTCTGAGACCTACAATGTCCGAGGTTGTGGGCATGCTCGAAGGCAAAATCGCCATCCCTGACGAGATCCCCGAAGCAAGTACATACACTGATGATTTGAGGTTCAAGGCCATGAAAGACTTCCACCGCGAAAAGCTTAAGCAGATGTCCACTGGAAGCCAAACTCAGTACTCAACAACAGTTCAAACCGGCTTAG CGCTTCGCTTGCCTCGAGGGGCACTGCCATCCCACAATTCGACCATTCTCCGACCTTCATGGTATTCATTATCTGACTAG
- the LOC116032431 gene encoding probable LRR receptor-like serine/threonine-protein kinase RFK1 isoform X2, whose translation MTNLTYLNLEGNQFSGTIPSELGKPINLQALILSSNLLVGKLPDTFSGLVNLRDFRINDNNLSGPIPDFIKNWKQLQKLELIGTGLEGPIPSNISVLDNLADLRISDIKGPSQKFPPLSNMGSLNITVLRNCNISDEIPPYIWEFKSLLTLDLSFNNLVGELPNDVSARNGLKFVFLTGNKLSGDVPESILKPGINLDLSYNNFTWQGQDQPACEIGNRYVNLYKSSSKESSIRRVLPCLNQFSCPRYGCSLHVNSGGSDVAINEGNREVNYVGDAEVEGGSAKYYHSNSGNWGFSSTGDFLDDSNDQNARFIESISSSGLSELYRNARVSPLSLTYFSYCLENGVYNVSLHFAEIIFTNNNTYFSLGRRFFDIYIQEKLVWKDFNIEDEARGVQKPVVRYFNATVSDNTLDIRLYWAGKGTTRIPARGHYGSLISAISVDPVFKTCEDDEGDKEKNIAVPVIVGLLVGFGIVIIVGLLWWKRYLFCRKGITTGLEGMELQMVSYTLKQIKAATNNFDIANKLGEGGFGPVYKGRLADGTLIAVKQLSSKSTQGNREFLNEIGMISCLQHPNLVKLYGCCIEGDQLLVVYEYMENNSLASALFGSEKSQLILDWPTRFKICLGIARGLAFLHEESSLKIVHRDIKATNVLLDRDLNPKISDFGLARLTEGEKTHISTRIAGTIGYMAPEYALWGYLTYKADVYSFGVVLLEVISGKNNNNYMPSHNCICLLDWACHLQLSGNLEELIDPKMDGLINEKEAEMIVKVGLLCTSATPSLRPTMSEVVGMLEGKIAIPDEIPEASTYTDDLRFKAMKDFHREKLKQMSTGSQTQYSTTVQTGLALRLPRGALPSHNSTILRPSWYSLSD comes from the exons ATGACCAATCTCACATACCT GAATCTTGAAGGGAACCAATTTTCGGGAACTATTCCTTCTGAACTTGGAAAACCGATAAACTTGCAAGCTCT GATATTGTCCTCCAATCTTTTGGTGGGAAAGTTGCCAGATACATTTTCGGGACTTGTGAATTTAAGGGATTT TAGGATAAATGACAACAACTTGAGCGGGCCAATTCCAGATTTTATAAAGAACTGGAAACAACTCCAGAAATT AGAGCTGATTGGCACTGGACTTGAGGGGCCCATTCCATCCAATATATCCGTTCTTGATAACTTAGCTGACCT GAGGATAAGCGACATAAAAGGACCTTCTCAAAAATTTCCTCCACTGAGTAATATGGGTAGCCTAAATATAAC CGTGTTGAGGAATTGCAACATTTCTGATGAAATTCCTCCCTACATTTGGGAATTTAAATCCCTGCTAACATT GGATCTCAGTTTCAACAATCTTGTGGGAGAACTTCCAAATGATGTTAGTGCAAGAAATGGGCTAAAATTCGT GTTTTTAACCGGCAACAAGCTCAGTGGAGATGTGCCTGAGTCAATCTTGAAGCCTGGAATTAATCT TGATCTTTCCTACAATAATTTTACATGGCAAGGCCAAGATCAGCCTGCTTGCGAAATAGG GAATCGATATGTAAACTTATACAAGAGCTCTTCAAAAGAAAGTTCCAT ACGGAGAGTTCTTCCATGCTTAAACCAGTTCAGCTGTCCTAGAT ATGGTTGTTCCTTGCATGTAAATTCTGGGGGGAGTGATGTGGCTATCAATGAGGGAAACCGGGAAGTTAATTATGTAGGGGATGCAGAAGTTGAAGGTGGTTCTGCAAAATACTACCATAGCAACAGTGGTAATTGGGGATTCAGTAGCACGGGGGATTTCTTGGATGATTCTAATGATCAAAACGCACGTTTCATCgaatcaatttcatcatcagGTCTCTCTGAATTGTATAGGAACGCTCGCGTTTCTCCTCTTTCACTTACTTATTTCAGTTATTGCTTGGAGAACGGGGTTTACAATGTGAGTCTGCACTTTGCGGAGATCATTTTTACAAATAACAATACATATTTCAGCCTCGGAAGGCGTTTCTTTGACATATATATCCAG GAGAAATTAGTTTGGAAAGACTTCAACATTGAAGACGAGGCTCGTGGAGTTCAAAAGCCTGTTGTCAGATATTTTAATGCTACCGTATCTGATAATACCTTGGATATTCGACTTTACTGGGCTGGCAAAGGGACTACTCGTATTCCTGCAAGAGGACATTATGGTTCTCTCATTTCAGCTATTTCAGTGGATCCTG TTTTCAAAACTTGTGAAGATGACGAGGGGGATAAGGAGAAGAACATAGCCGTTCCTGTTATTGTTGGACTATTGGTTGGGTTCGGTATCGTGATCATCGTTGGCCTGCTCTGGTGGAAGAGATATTTGTTTTGCAGGAAAGGAATAACCACAG GTCTGGAAGGGATGGAGTTGCAAATGGTTTCGTACAcgttaaaacaaattaaagctgCTACAAACAACTTTGATATTGCAAACAAGCTCGGAGAAGGCGGGTTTGGTCCCGTATACAAG GGTCGGTTAGCTGATGGTACCTTGATTGCGGTGAAGCAACTATCCTCCAAATCGACGCAGGGAAATCGCGAGTTTTTGAACGAGATTGGCATGATTTCTTGCTTGCAACATCCGAATCTCGTTAAGCTTTACGGGTGCTGTATTGAAGGAGATCAGTTGCTGGTTGTGTATGAATACATGGAGAATAACAGCCTTGCTAGTGCATTGTTTG GCTCAGAGAAGAGTCAATTGATACTGGATTGGCCAACGAGATTCAAGATTTGCTTAGGGATTGCGAGAGGTCTAGCCTTTCTGCACGAGGAATCTAGCCTTAAGATTGTTCATAGAGACATTAAAGCTACCAACGTACTCCTTGACCGGGACCTCAACCCGAAAATTTCAGATTTTGGACTGGCTAGGCTTACCGAAGGCGAGAAGACCCATATTAGCACGAGAATTGCTGGAACAAT AGGTTATATGGCACCCGAATATGCGTTATGGGGTTACTTGACCTACAAGGCAGATGTTTATAGCTTCGGAGTAGTACTGCTAGAAGTCATTAGTGGCAAGAACAATAACAACTACATGCCGAGCCACAATTGCATTTGTCTTTTAGATTGG GCTTGTCACCTGCAACTCAGCGGAAACCTGGAAGAGCTCATTGATCCAAAGATGGATGGTCTTATCAACGAAAAAGAAGCAGAAATGATAGTGAAAGTCGGGTTATTGTGCACGAGTGCAACTCCATCTCTGAGACCTACAATGTCCGAGGTTGTGGGCATGCTCGAAGGCAAAATCGCCATCCCTGACGAGATCCCCGAAGCAAGTACATACACTGATGATTTGAGGTTCAAGGCCATGAAAGACTTCCACCGCGAAAAGCTTAAGCAGATGTCCACTGGAAGCCAAACTCAGTACTCAACAACAGTTCAAACCGGCTTAG CGCTTCGCTTGCCTCGAGGGGCACTGCCATCCCACAATTCGACCATTCTCCGACCTTCATGGTATTCATTATCTGACTAG